In the Corvus cornix cornix isolate S_Up_H32 chromosome 18, ASM73873v5, whole genome shotgun sequence genome, one interval contains:
- the CDC42EP4 gene encoding cdc42 effector protein 4, producing MPILKQLVSNSAHSKRRSRADLTAEMISAPLGDFRHTMHVGRAGDAFGDTSFLTSKAGEPVPDVGEEPGASKPSLLSRRFRSSKRSQSVTRGDRRDMLGSLRDSALFVKNAVSLPQLNEKDVDRSAGQLPKSLSSSPVKKLPEEMSPEEQQRPNGAAAGPLSPGLDERDFGDITDLPVVVAKSGAGLKHAESIMSFHIDLGPSMLGDVLSIMDKDQWEQDEDPDVEESREEEEGEPAPPGSPLVAVAAPPSQSPAHGAGGRSPRDSSPASSCTSGPEERSPVPRPPSQRGGPLKRPDKEFSFADEDDDEIRV from the coding sequence ATGCCGATCCTCAAGCAACTCGTGTCCAACTCTGCCCACTCCAAGCGCCGCTCGCGGGCCGACCTGACGGCCGAGATGATCAGCGCGCCCCTGGGGGACTTCCGCCACACCATGCACGTGGGGCGCGCCGGGGACGCTTTCGGGGACACCTCCTTCCTCACCAGCAAGGCCGGGGAGCCGGTGCCGGACGTGGGAGAGGAGCCGGGCGCCTCCAAGCCCAGCCTGCTGTCCCGCCGCTTCCGCAGCAGCAAGCGCTCGCAGTCGGTGACGCGCGGGGACCGGCGCGACATGCTGGGCTCGCTGCGGGACTCGGCGCTCTTCGTCAAGAACGCcgtgtccctgccccagctcaaCGAGAAGGACGTGGACAGGAGCGCGGGGCAGCTGCCCAAGAGCCTCTCTTCCAGCCCCGTGAAGAAGCTGCCTGAGGAGATGAGCCCCGAAGAGCAGCAGCGCCCGAacggggcggccgcggggccgctGAGCCCCGGCTTGGACGAGCGCGACTTCGGGGACATCACGGACCTGCCTGTGGTGGTGGCCAAGAGCGGGGCAGGCTTGAAGCACGCCGAGTCCATCATGTCCTTCCACATCGACCTGGGGCCCTCCATGCTCGGAGACGTGCTGAGCATCATGGATAAGGATCAGTGGGAGCAGGACGAAGACCCCGATGTGGAGGAGAGCcgcgaggaggaggagggggagccCGCCCCGCCTGGTTCCCCACTGGTGGCCGTGGCGGCCCCGCCGAGCCAGAGCCCGGCCCACGGCGCCGGTGGCCGcagccccagggacagcagTCCGGCGTCCAGCTGCACCTCGGGGCCCGAGGAGCGCAGCCCCGTCCCCAGGCCACCGAGCCAGCGGGGGGGTCCCCTGAAACGCCCCGACAAGGAGTTCTCGTTTGCTGATGAAGACGATGACGAGATCCGGGTATAA